CGGCGTCGTCGGGTTGCTGAGGGGCGGCAGAGGAGGGGGCCGGACCGTGGCCCTGAGGGCGGACATGGACGCCCTGCCGATGCGGGAGGAGACGGGGCTGCCCTACGCGTCGCAGGTGGACGGCGTGATGCACGCCTGCGGGCACGACACGCACACGGCGATGCTTTTGGGCGCGGCCTGCGTCCTCTCCGAGCTGAAGGACGAGCTTGGGGGGAACGTCAAGTTCATCTTTCAGCCCGCGGAGGAGCTCAACCCCACGGGGGGCGCCCCGGGCATGATCGCGGACGGAGTCCTGGAGAACCCCCGTGTCGACGCGCTCTTCGCCCTGCACGTATGGCCGGGCTACGAGACGGGGCGGATCGCGGTCAAGTCCGGGCCTCAGATGGGGGCCTCCGACCGCATCTACCTGACCGTCGAGGGGCGCACGGCGCACGGCTCGGCGCCCCACCAGGGGGTCGACGCCATCATGATCGCCGCCCAGGTCGTCTCGGGGCTGCAGAGCATCGTCTCCCGCACCGTCGCCCCTCTGGATGCGGCGGTGGTGACGATCGGGACCATTCGGGGCGGATACCGCTACAACGTGATCGCCGACCGCGTGGAGCTGGAGGGGACGGTCCGGACCCTGGACCCCGGAACCCAGGACGCGCTGCCCGGCCTCATCGAACGCACCGCGTCGGGAATCGCCCGGGCGCTCGGGGGGGACTGCACGGTTCGGTACGTCAAGGGGTACCCTCCCACGGTCAACGATCCCGAGCTCTTCCGCCTAGCCGCCGCTTCCATCCGGGGCTCGCTGGGCGAGGCGTGCCTGGTGGAGCTGGAGAAGCCCGACCTGGGCGGAGAGGATTTCTCCTTCTTCGCCCGGGAACGCCCCGGCCTGATGGCCTGGCTGGGCTGCCGACCCGTCGGGATGCCGCGCGAGGAGATGGCGGTCCTGCACAACACGCGTTTTGCCCCCGACGAGGGATGCTTCCCCTACGGCGTCCGGTTCCTGGCCTCCTGCGCCGCGGACTTCCTGAGGGGCTGAGGCCGGCCAGGCGGCCCGGGTCCGGAACAAAATACCCCGACGGGAGGTGGCGTCTTCCCCTGCACGGCATAGCTGCGCGGCCGGGAGCCTTTCGGCGTCGTGCCGGCTCCCCGGCCTTCCTTTCCATCTTCGAAAGCGTTCGAGAACGGAGGTACGAACATGAGTGAGTCCGTAACGAAAGCGGTACCCAAGCGCAGCGGGTTCGAGAAGTTCATCCGCGGCGTCGAGATCGTCGGCAACAAGTTCCCGCACCCCTTCTGGCTTTTCGTCCTGCTGTCGCTACTGGTGATGGGGCTCTCGGCTTGGTTCGCCCAGAAGGGGACGTCCGTGACCTACCTGGTGGCCAAGGCGGGCGAGGCCCCCAAGGAGACCACCGTCGCGGTCGTGAACCTCCTGTCCTACGAGTCCATGCGGCAGTTTCTCGCGGACTTCGTCAAGACCTACATGAACTTCGCGCCGCTGGGCCTGATCCTGACGATGATGCTGGGCATCGGGCTCGTGGAGCAGACGGGAATGATCTCCGCACTGATGCGCAAGACCATTCTGGGCGCGCCCCGCGCCCTGGTGACGGCGGTTATCGCGCTCGTGGGCATCAACGCGAACCTGGCCTCGGACGCGGG
The Fretibacterium sp. OH1220_COT-178 DNA segment above includes these coding regions:
- a CDS encoding M20 metallopeptidase family protein encodes the protein MYDRIESAARRYAEKVVEWRRTIHRAPELSQHEERTAALVAEVLSGLGLEVRPRVGGHGVVGLLRGGRGGGRTVALRADMDALPMREETGLPYASQVDGVMHACGHDTHTAMLLGAACVLSELKDELGGNVKFIFQPAEELNPTGGAPGMIADGVLENPRVDALFALHVWPGYETGRIAVKSGPQMGASDRIYLTVEGRTAHGSAPHQGVDAIMIAAQVVSGLQSIVSRTVAPLDAAVVTIGTIRGGYRYNVIADRVELEGTVRTLDPGTQDALPGLIERTASGIARALGGDCTVRYVKGYPPTVNDPELFRLAAASIRGSLGEACLVELEKPDLGGEDFSFFARERPGLMAWLGCRPVGMPREEMAVLHNTRFAPDEGCFPYGVRFLASCAADFLRG